The Sphingomonas carotinifaciens genomic sequence GGCTTTTCGCCGCGCCTGTCCGACGGGGACGCTGTTCCTCCATGGCGGTGGCAATCTCGGCGATATCTGGCCGCACCATCAGCAGTTTCGCGAGCATATCTTGGCGACGGTCCATGACCGCGCGGTGGTGCAGCTGCCGCAGTCCATCCACTTCCGGAACCCCGACGGCGTGGCGCGCTTCGCCGGCCTCGCCATCGAACATCCGGATTTCACGCTCTACGTCCGCGACCGGCCGAGCCTCGATTTCGCAAACGCGCACCTGTCCTGCCCCACGCATCTCGCGCCCGATTCCGCCTTCGCGCTGGGCCACCAGCCGCGCGCACCCGCAGATTGCGACGTCCTGATGCTGCTGCGCACCGACGACGAGCGGCGCGATCATGCCACGATACCGTCCGCCGGCAACACCATGGTCGATTGGCTGGAGGACGATCCCGACCTGCCCCGCGCCTTTACGTCGCAGGCCAAGGCACGCGTCGACCGCGGTCTGCGCCTGCTGTCGCGTGGGCGCGTCATCGTGACCGATCGGCTGCACGGCCATATTCTGGCCGACCTGCTCGGCATTCCCCACGTCGTGCTCGACAACGACTATGGCAAGATCGCCGCCTATCTGGCGGCATGGGCGGGGTCGGAACGGGTGCCGGCGATCCGCGCCACGACCATGGCGGAGGCGGAGCGCGCGGCCGCGCAATTGGCATGATCGAAATCTCACTGCTGATCTGCACCCGCAACCGCAGCACCTCGCTCGGCACGACGTTGGCGTCGGTCGCCCATGCGGTTGCGCAGGCACCCGATACGGCCGTCGAGGTGATCCTGGTCGACAATGGATCGAGCGACGATACACCCGACGTGCTGGCCAGCTGGTGCGCGGCACAGGCCTTCCCCGTCCGGCTGGTCCGGGAGGATCGCCCCGGCCTCGCCGCCGCGCGCAATGCCGGACTGGCCGTGGTGCGGGGGCGGATCATCGCGATGACCGACGACGATTGCGTCCTGCACGCCGACTATTTCCCCGCGCTCGTCCGCGCCTTCGATGAAGCGCCCGGCCCGGCGGTGATCGGCGGGCGCATCCTGCTCGGCGATCCACGCGACCTGATGGTCACGGTGAAGCTGGAGGATCATCCGATGGTCGCCGACCCCCGCGGCTTTCCCGGCGGTTTCGTCATGGGCGCCAATCTGGCGTTCGGCGCGGACGTGCTGGCGCTGGTCGGACCGTTCGACGAACGTTTCGGCGCCGGCGCGCCCTTTGTCGCGGCGGAGGATACCGATTTCCTGTTCCGCGCCACCGGGCTGGGCATTCCCCTGCGCTACGATCCGCGCATGACGGTCGATCATCATCACGGCCGCCGCGACACGCGCGAGGAACGGCAATTGCTGACCGGCTACAGCTTCGGCGACGGCGCGCTCTATGCCAAGCATCTGTTCCGCGATGGCCGGGTGCTGCGTGCGATCATGCGCGACGTCGGCGACCTGCGCCGCGACCTGCGCGATCCGGTAAGGACGCATGCCGGCATCCGCCGCTTCTACGGCTTCCGCCTGTTCCACAAGGCGCGCGGCCTGTGCGCCTATTGGCGCCGGTCAGGCGTCACCAGGCCAGGGCCAGCGACAACGTAGCATGGGGCACCAGGGTCGCGGTGGTGCCCGCCGGCGCATCCAGCCGGCGCAGGCGATCGTCGCGGACCAGTGCCAGTATTTCGGCCTGTACCGTCGCCTTGGCCCCGCCGATCCGCACCGGCTGCGCCAGCGACAGGCCGCCGCTGGCATAGGCGCGGTCGCCACTGTCGGCGGCATAGAAGCCGTGCCAGCCGACGCCGCCCATGACAGGCACGGCCAGCGTCGGCCCATCCTCCCGCTCCGTCAGCGCAAAGGACGGCGCGATCCCGCCGATCGTGTAGAAGCCGCCCTGCCCCCGCGTTCGCCGCGTCACCGCGAAACGCGGCTTCAGCCAGCCGACCGCATCGTCGCCGGTGTAGAGAAAGGTCGCACTCGCCTCATGCGTGGTCGATGCGATGCCGTTAGGACTGGCCTTGATTGCATAGGCGAGCGCAGCCGTCAGCCCCGCGGCGGGACGCCATGCCAGGCTGACGATCGAATTGCTCTCATACCATGCGCGCGGCGACGCCCGTTCATCCGCCCGCGGCGCATGGAAGCCGTTGGAGCTTTGCCCGACCAGAAACAGCGCGCCCGCATCGCCCTGCCCCCGCCGCAGGACCAGCGCGCCACCGATCGACAGATGCACCGGCACCCGGTCCAACCCGGCGTCGTCATCGTCATAGGCTCCGCGCGCATAATCGCCATTGCGCACATCGAACGAGATGACGGGATGAGCGGTGCCTTCCCGAACATCGATTTCGGACAGCGTCGCATCCTCGGTATCCACGAACGGGATCGTCTGTGCAGCCGCCGGTGCGGCGGCCAGACACGCCGCCGCTACCGGGATCGTCACCCTGCAAGCTGGGGTCACGCGGTCCGGCGAACCAGCCATACCGTGTCGCCGGCATCGTCGATGACGAACACCGCGCCGTCGTCGCGCGTCTGGATGCTCACCGGCCGGCCATAGACGTCACCCTTTTTCGCATCGGCGACGAAGCCGGTTAGGAACGGTTGCGGCTCACCGGTCGGGCGTCCCGCGGCAAACGGCACGGCCAGCACGTCATAGCCGCTGAAGCTCGACCGGTTCCACGATCCATGCCGCGCGACGAAGGCCATCGGCGACCCCGCCCCCTTCGAAAAGGCAAGGCCGAGTGCGGCGCTATGCGGCCCGACCGCGACATCGGGCATCAGCGTCGTCGCCAGCAGATCGCGCCGCTCATTGGCGTGGCGCGGGTCCTGCTTTCCATAATAGCTGTAGGGCCAGCCATAGAAGCCACCCTCACGAACGCCGACCAGATAATCCGGAGCGATGTCGTCGCCGATCTCGTCCCGCTCGTTCACCGCGGTCCACAGCGTCGAGGACGCCGGCGCCCACGCCATGCCGACGGGGTTGCGCAGGCCCGAAGCATAAAGCCGCTCGCGTCCCGTCGCCAGGTCGATCGCCAGGATGGCGGCGCGACGCTTCTCCTCGTCCATGCCATATTCACCGACATTGGAGGCCGATCCGACCGATACGTAGAGCGTGCGCGCGTCCGGGCTGAGCAACAGGTTGCGCGTCCAGTGATTGTTATACCCGCCCGCCGGCAGCGACACGATCGTGCGCGGCGCGGCGGTGATCCGCGTCTGCCCCGGCTGATAGGGGAAGCTGATCACCCCGTCCGTATTGGCGACATAGAGCCGTCCATTGGCATATTGCATGCCGAACGGCTGGTTCAGCCCTTCGCGCAACACGAAGCGTTCCTCCGCCACACCGTCGCGG encodes the following:
- a CDS encoding polysaccharide pyruvyl transferase family protein, whose translation is MTTANAIQQALDQLYRTHVGPGDPYALVDFPDHANVGDSAIWLGEIAMLRGVTGREPAYVSTWHDFDAEAFRRACPTGTLFLHGGGNLGDIWPHHQQFREHILATVHDRAVVQLPQSIHFRNPDGVARFAGLAIEHPDFTLYVRDRPSLDFANAHLSCPTHLAPDSAFALGHQPRAPADCDVLMLLRTDDERRDHATIPSAGNTMVDWLEDDPDLPRAFTSQAKARVDRGLRLLSRGRVIVTDRLHGHILADLLGIPHVVLDNDYGKIAAYLAAWAGSERVPAIRATTMAEAERAAAQLA
- a CDS encoding glycosyltransferase family 2 protein gives rise to the protein MIEISLLICTRNRSTSLGTTLASVAHAVAQAPDTAVEVILVDNGSSDDTPDVLASWCAAQAFPVRLVREDRPGLAAARNAGLAVVRGRIIAMTDDDCVLHADYFPALVRAFDEAPGPAVIGGRILLGDPRDLMVTVKLEDHPMVADPRGFPGGFVMGANLAFGADVLALVGPFDERFGAGAPFVAAEDTDFLFRATGLGIPLRYDPRMTVDHHHGRRDTREERQLLTGYSFGDGALYAKHLFRDGRVLRAIMRDVGDLRRDLRDPVRTHAGIRRFYGFRLFHKARGLCAYWRRSGVTRPGPATT
- a CDS encoding PQQ-dependent sugar dehydrogenase gives rise to the protein MTRNTIARCILATTLIAGTAHAQQAQRVIGLKDQPEPYATESVVNHPRTIGWPDGRKPVAPLGFEVVKFAGGLDYPRQALLLPNGDVLVAEARTKPKLDADPEVQRGQALSKTTGFSANRITLLRDANRDGVAEERFVLREGLNQPFGMQYANGRLYVANTDGVISFPYQPGQTRITAAPRTIVSLPAGGYNNHWTRNLLLSPDARTLYVSVGSASNVGEYGMDEEKRRAAILAIDLATGRERLYASGLRNPVGMAWAPASSTLWTAVNERDEIGDDIAPDYLVGVREGGFYGWPYSYYGKQDPRHANERRDLLATTLMPDVAVGPHSAALGLAFSKGAGSPMAFVARHGSWNRSSFSGYDVLAVPFAAGRPTGEPQPFLTGFVADAKKGDVYGRPVSIQTRDDGAVFVIDDAGDTVWLVRRTA